The following proteins are encoded in a genomic region of Saccharopolyspora antimicrobica:
- a CDS encoding NUDIX hydrolase — translation MPDPGEVRRHIATRLSRFPATHIPLDDRRAAAVTIALASEDGELGVWVTRRAATLRAHAGQFALPGGRLDPGEDAPRAALRELREELGVSAPEHDVLGRLDDYATRSGYVITPIVVWIGEAPQLAPNPAEVAGVDLVPLTDLDVAPRFVRIAESDRPVIQLPMLDTLVHAPTAAVLHQFREVVLHDRHTRVADLEQPVFAWR, via the coding sequence ATGCCCGACCCCGGTGAAGTCCGCCGTCACATCGCCACCCGCCTGAGCCGCTTCCCCGCCACCCACATCCCGCTGGACGACCGCCGGGCTGCCGCGGTGACCATCGCGCTGGCCAGCGAGGACGGCGAGCTCGGCGTCTGGGTGACACGGCGGGCCGCGACGCTGCGCGCGCACGCGGGCCAGTTCGCGCTGCCCGGCGGTCGGCTGGACCCGGGCGAGGACGCACCTCGCGCTGCGCTGCGCGAACTGCGTGAAGAGCTCGGCGTGTCCGCGCCCGAGCACGACGTGCTCGGCAGGCTGGACGACTACGCGACCCGCTCCGGCTACGTGATCACGCCGATCGTGGTGTGGATCGGCGAGGCGCCGCAACTGGCGCCCAACCCCGCCGAGGTGGCCGGGGTCGACCTGGTGCCGCTGACCGATCTGGACGTCGCGCCGCGCTTCGTGCGGATCGCCGAATCGGACCGCCCGGTGATCCAGCTGCCGATGCTGGACACCCTCGTCCACGCGCCGACCGCCGCCGTGCTGCACCAGTTCCGCGAGGTCGTGCTGCACGACCGGCACACCCGGGTCGCCGACCTGGAGCAGCCGGTCTTCGCCTGGCGCTGA
- a CDS encoding Crp/Fnr family transcriptional regulator, with amino-acid sequence MVHQGIRAKHQTGDRLLDQGTPGGWVLLCLSGRLKVVYAEPDGREVMLAVRGPGDVIGEFSSRDGLPRSATVQAIEPGVTSKLADRRFTELVETLGLRAQLDGYIMGKLRASAAHAWQLAHHTTTARLADLIATLIDAAGPDHPAPTTIAMSQEELAAALGLVRSAITPVLARWKSSGLIRISRGKLHITDFGALRRLRSADVSTSGQNSAR; translated from the coding sequence ATGGTTCACCAGGGCATCAGAGCCAAGCATCAGACCGGCGACCGTCTGCTGGACCAAGGAACCCCAGGCGGTTGGGTGCTGTTGTGCCTTTCCGGACGGCTGAAGGTCGTCTACGCCGAGCCGGACGGCCGTGAGGTAATGCTCGCGGTCCGCGGCCCCGGCGACGTGATCGGCGAGTTCTCCAGCCGCGACGGACTTCCCAGATCAGCCACGGTTCAGGCGATCGAACCAGGAGTCACTTCCAAGCTCGCCGACCGCCGCTTCACCGAACTCGTCGAGACTCTGGGGCTGAGAGCGCAGCTCGACGGCTACATCATGGGAAAGCTGCGGGCCAGCGCCGCCCACGCCTGGCAGCTCGCCCACCACACCACCACAGCCAGGTTGGCCGACCTGATCGCCACGTTGATCGACGCCGCAGGCCCCGACCATCCAGCTCCCACCACGATCGCCATGTCCCAGGAAGAGCTGGCCGCCGCACTCGGCCTCGTGAGATCGGCGATCACCCCGGTGCTCGCCAGGTGGAAGTCCTCCGGGCTGATCCGGATCTCGCGCGGCAAGCTCCACATCACGGACTTCGGGGCGCTGCGGCGGCTCCGCAGCGCCGATGTGTCCACTTCTGGACAGAACTCCGCACGATGA
- a CDS encoding CapA family protein has translation MKLFLCGDVMPGRGVDQILPHPGDPALRERYLRDARSYVAAAEERNGTIRCPVGYSWPWGKALRIIDESAPDVRVINLETSITRGDHFAADKDLHYRMNPANVGCLRVARPDVCNLANNHVLDFGRQGLADTLDSLSRAGLRWAGAGCDAAEAHRPVLVGTPHGRVAVFGCGAASSGIPGSWAATSQRSGVNFLPDLSDRRAAELTAEIREQTRPGDLVVVSLHWGTNWQYPVTAEQIGFAHRLIDGGVHVVHGHSSHHPRPIEVYRGRLVLYGCGDLIDDYEGIPGYEHYRDDLRLLFFASLTPTGDLVELRMVPMQARRMRLHPASAADTEWLHATLTRISAEFGTEVALSDGTLRARRRS, from the coding sequence GTGAAGTTGTTCCTGTGCGGCGACGTGATGCCCGGTCGCGGGGTCGACCAGATCCTGCCGCATCCCGGCGATCCCGCACTGCGCGAGCGCTACCTGCGGGACGCGCGCAGCTACGTCGCGGCCGCCGAGGAGCGCAACGGCACGATCCGCTGCCCGGTCGGCTACTCCTGGCCCTGGGGCAAGGCGCTGCGGATCATCGACGAGTCCGCGCCGGACGTGCGGGTGATCAACCTGGAGACCAGCATCACCCGCGGCGACCACTTCGCCGCGGACAAGGACTTGCACTACCGCATGAACCCGGCCAACGTGGGCTGCTTGCGCGTGGCCCGCCCGGACGTGTGCAACCTGGCGAACAACCACGTGCTGGACTTCGGCCGTCAGGGGCTGGCCGACACTCTCGATTCGCTGTCCCGCGCCGGACTGCGCTGGGCGGGCGCCGGGTGCGATGCCGCCGAAGCGCACCGCCCGGTGCTGGTGGGCACCCCGCACGGGCGGGTGGCGGTCTTCGGCTGCGGCGCCGCCTCGAGCGGCATCCCCGGTAGCTGGGCGGCGACCTCGCAGCGCTCGGGCGTCAACTTCCTGCCGGATCTCTCCGATCGGCGGGCGGCCGAGCTCACCGCCGAGATCCGCGAGCAGACCAGGCCCGGGGACCTGGTGGTCGTCTCGCTGCACTGGGGCACCAACTGGCAGTACCCGGTGACCGCGGAGCAGATCGGCTTCGCGCACCGGCTGATCGACGGCGGGGTGCACGTGGTGCACGGGCACTCCTCGCACCACCCCCGGCCGATCGAGGTCTACCGCGGGAGGCTGGTGCTCTACGGCTGCGGCGATCTCATCGACGACTACGAGGGGATCCCCGGCTACGAGCACTACCGGGACGACCTCCGCCTGCTGTTCTTCGCCTCGCTGACGCCGACCGGCGACCTGGTCGAGCTGCGCATGGTGCCGATGCAGGCGAGGCGGATGCGCCTGCACCCGGCGTCGGCCGCCGACACCGAATGGCTGCACGCCACGCTCACCCGGATCAGCGCCGAGTTCGGAACCGAAGTGGCGTTGTCGGACGGAACGCTGCGCGCGCGTCGGCGGAGCTGA
- a CDS encoding TSCPD domain-containing protein, whose product MARTDVASAQRRRQLIRMDHGAVRQHPPRRRRGYTVRFDIGGVAGHLTTNAYPDGKLGEVWVSIDQQGSPLSGFLDSLSAAVSLGLQHGVPLESYVAKYVGAQFEPRGPVSDPDIGYAHSLPDYVFRRLALDYLDAQTCAQLGIRSQS is encoded by the coding sequence ATGGCCCGCACCGACGTCGCCTCGGCGCAGCGCAGGCGCCAGCTCATCCGGATGGATCATGGCGCCGTCCGGCAACACCCGCCGCGGCGCCGTCGCGGCTACACCGTCCGGTTCGACATCGGCGGCGTCGCCGGCCACCTGACCACCAACGCCTACCCGGACGGGAAGCTCGGCGAGGTCTGGGTGAGCATCGACCAGCAGGGCAGCCCGCTCAGCGGTTTCCTGGACAGCCTGTCCGCCGCCGTCTCGCTGGGCCTGCAGCACGGCGTGCCGCTGGAGTCCTACGTGGCGAAGTACGTCGGCGCGCAGTTCGAGCCGCGCGGCCCGGTGTCCGACCCGGACATCGGATACGCCCACTCGCTGCCGGACTACGTCTTCCGCCGCCTCGCCCTCGACTACCTCGACGCCCAGACCTGCGCCCAGCTCGGCATCCGCAGCCAGTCCTGA
- a CDS encoding RNA-guided endonuclease InsQ/TnpB family protein: protein MQLRYRFRLYPTPGQQAALARAFGCARVVFNGAIAARREAYEAGKKMPTASELCKLLVTEAKKTPERGWLASVSAVVLQQAFRDADQAYKNFFDSMSGKRAGRKVGAPRFKTRRDRRQAVRFTANARWSVTAGGKLRLPKIGDVPVQWSRALPSAASSVTVIKDAAGRYFASFVVDASPESIETEAPEIGVDLGLGHFAVLSDGTKIKAPKFLRNAERKLKRAQRNLSRKQKDSNNRDKARIKLARAHARVADARREFHHQLSTQLIRENQAIAVEDLVVSGLARTRLAKSVHDAGWSAFVAMLEYKAALYGRSVVRIDRFEPTSQVCSNCGTKDGPKPLHVRVWRCQECGTHLDRDINAAVNVAKAAGLAVTACGAHVSPERVRAERGEAGTHRGDLASAEPRAARRGRNHRPLRTGEEVNCCLSTL, encoded by the coding sequence GTGCAGCTTCGGTATCGCTTCCGTCTGTACCCGACGCCGGGCCAGCAAGCCGCGCTGGCTCGGGCGTTCGGATGCGCTCGTGTGGTGTTCAACGGCGCTATCGCCGCGCGGCGTGAAGCCTACGAAGCAGGCAAGAAAATGCCCACCGCATCGGAGTTGTGCAAGCTCCTGGTCACCGAGGCGAAGAAGACTCCAGAACGAGGGTGGTTGGCCAGTGTGTCGGCTGTCGTCCTGCAGCAGGCGTTCCGGGACGCAGATCAGGCGTATAAGAACTTCTTCGACTCGATGAGCGGAAAACGTGCTGGTCGCAAGGTTGGTGCGCCCCGGTTCAAGACTCGGCGTGACCGTCGGCAGGCGGTGCGATTCACCGCCAACGCCCGCTGGTCGGTCACTGCGGGCGGCAAACTGCGTCTCCCCAAGATCGGCGATGTGCCGGTGCAATGGTCGCGTGCCCTGCCATCGGCAGCGTCGAGCGTGACCGTCATCAAAGACGCAGCCGGACGATACTTCGCGTCGTTCGTCGTCGACGCCAGCCCTGAATCCATCGAGACCGAGGCTCCGGAGATCGGTGTTGATCTGGGGCTGGGCCACTTCGCAGTGCTCTCGGACGGCACGAAGATCAAAGCCCCGAAGTTCCTCCGCAACGCCGAACGCAAGCTCAAGCGAGCACAACGAAACCTCTCCCGCAAGCAGAAGGACAGCAACAACCGCGACAAAGCCAGGATCAAGCTGGCCCGCGCTCATGCACGTGTCGCCGATGCGCGCCGCGAGTTCCATCACCAGCTCTCCACTCAGCTGATTCGCGAGAACCAAGCGATCGCAGTGGAAGACCTGGTGGTCTCGGGACTGGCCCGCACGCGCCTGGCCAAGTCCGTGCACGACGCCGGATGGTCGGCGTTCGTGGCGATGCTGGAGTACAAAGCCGCACTGTATGGACGCAGCGTCGTGCGTATCGACAGGTTCGAACCCACTTCTCAGGTGTGCTCGAACTGCGGCACCAAGGACGGACCAAAGCCGCTGCACGTGCGTGTCTGGCGGTGCCAGGAATGCGGAACGCACCTGGATCGGGACATTAATGCGGCGGTCAACGTCGCGAAGGCCGCCGGACTGGCGGTGACAGCCTGTGGAGCGCATGTAAGCCCCGAACGTGTTCGGGCAGAGCGCGGTGAAGCAGGAACCCACCGAGGCGACCTGGCGAGCGCGGAGCCCCGCGCCGCCAGACGCGGTAGGAATCACCGGCCTCTTCGGACCGGTGAGGAAGTCAACTGCTGCCTTTCCACGCTCTAG
- a CDS encoding DUF3048 domain-containing protein, which produces MRRGLLRGLSGAALIVLTVLGGVACEPPRAEPAAPVLAVKIDNVADARPPVGIGAANLIYVEPVEGGYSRLLAIFTDNLPPRIGPVRSARETDAELLPQFGHPTLAYSGAAPELLPRIAAAPLTDASDANEPAAYSRDRTRPVPHNLFLDPAKLPPGADWPPRNRLVTGPVPAGGTPTDHYEVHFPSATVEFSWSQPDQRWQVSMDGEPYAATDTGRLSPPTVVIQQVRERESDIRDAAGNPSPIAETVGTGAVVVLRDGRAFDGTWSRPAPDAAATYTGPSGEPLPVGPGQVWIVLAP; this is translated from the coding sequence ATGCGGCGCGGATTGCTGCGCGGATTGTCCGGCGCAGCGCTGATCGTGCTCACGGTGCTCGGCGGAGTCGCGTGCGAGCCACCGCGTGCCGAACCCGCTGCGCCGGTGCTGGCGGTCAAGATCGACAACGTGGCGGACGCGCGCCCACCGGTCGGCATCGGCGCGGCGAACCTGATCTACGTGGAGCCGGTCGAAGGCGGCTACAGCCGCTTGCTGGCGATCTTCACCGATAATCTGCCGCCCCGGATCGGCCCGGTGCGCAGCGCGCGGGAGACCGACGCCGAGCTGCTCCCCCAGTTCGGCCACCCGACCCTGGCCTACTCCGGCGCGGCACCCGAACTGCTTCCCCGGATCGCCGCGGCCCCGCTGACCGACGCCTCCGACGCCAACGAACCCGCCGCCTATTCCCGCGACAGGACGCGCCCGGTGCCGCACAACCTGTTCCTCGACCCCGCCAAGCTGCCACCCGGCGCCGACTGGCCGCCCCGGAACCGGCTGGTCACCGGCCCGGTCCCGGCAGGTGGCACCCCGACCGACCACTACGAGGTCCACTTCCCGTCCGCCACGGTGGAGTTCTCCTGGTCGCAACCGGACCAGCGCTGGCAGGTCTCGATGGACGGCGAGCCCTACGCGGCGACCGACACCGGTCGCCTCAGCCCGCCGACCGTGGTGATCCAGCAGGTGCGAGAACGCGAATCCGACATCCGCGACGCGGCGGGCAACCCCTCGCCGATCGCCGAGACCGTCGGAACCGGAGCGGTCGTGGTCCTGCGCGACGGCCGCGCCTTCGACGGCACCTGGTCACGCCCGGCCCCGGACGCCGCTGCCACCTACACCGGGCCCTCCGGCGAGCCCCTGCCGGTCGGCCCCGGCCAGGTCTGGATCGTGCTCGCGCCGTGA